The Lytechinus variegatus isolate NC3 chromosome 11, Lvar_3.0, whole genome shotgun sequence genome contains the following window.
CTAATGACAAGGCCAGAGTCAAAGATTTCAGAAAATTTGGATTGAACAAAGTCTGGTGTGTAAGAATGACTGACTCAGGCATAATTACACATGATATAAAATGCTGAAACTGCACACTGGTCCATGAAAAACTCACCATTCATTCCTCCTTTCAAATGCATATATTTCAGGATTATATCCTTGTCTGCTCTTCTGAATACATAGATTCTCTGTGTACTGTGAGATATTGGCATGTCATTTCCGATCACCACAGGCACTTTGGGCAACAAAGTATCTGACTCCACAGTCACCAGTCTTCCTACAGTCTCTGGAACCTGGACAATGTCGCCTAGTTCTTCCGTCTCTTCTGTCCCTGCAGGTTCTCTAGTCTCCACAAATCCTTCGATGCTATCAGCTCCTTCCATCTGCATATCTTCTGTTTGCTCCTTTCCTTCTACGTCCTGATCTGGATACATTGGCAAACTCCTCTTCCCTTTACCTTCTCCCTTATAGAACAAGCACCAGTTCTGACCCTCGAGTCCTTTATATTCGTACACAGAGAAAATCTTTGCCTTTTTTCGTACCATCCGTTTGAACGTCTCAGTGCATCCTGGGGGGTACTCATGCCACTTAAGATACAGGTAGATGATAAGTCCCTCCAGTTCTGTATCAAGTCCTCTGATGTGCGATAGGCCTTTGGGTAGCCCGGTGAACTCTGATGGTATTGGCAGCATTTCCTTTTTTGCTGTACGAGGctttatttcaacatttaccTGCAGACATAGAttagaaaggaaaagagaagtCATGTACTATGCGATATTAGGATGTCAATAAAAAGAGCTATAGATTTCacattattacaataattagcaaaaatatcaacataagcattcaaaatttgtttcagAATCCAGAGAGCCGTTTCATAATGCAGTTCTAAAGTTAAGAGCAACTGGCGAACCCCTCTAATGCGCTAAACCGTCGCCAATTCAGtactatttaccacaagaaaggatcaccattcgtgcttaaagtcgctcttaacttacgaacagctttataaaacacccacctggggcaGCACTCAGCacattgttttttcttgatattttacCTTTGCTCAGATGTACAACTGTATGACAAATTCGGtgttctggtggatgtcataaattttgtcataaataTTACCATAGTTTTTGTCTCTTTTCTATAGCACACAAAAAATATGCAGTTTGATTTGCGCACAATGCAATTATGGCTAAGTGTCATGGGTCTCCCACCAAAAGGGTGGTGctgttacatatttttttgttaatttgtagAGCTATTCCACATGACTTTCAAACCAAAGCAGCCATGCCAACAAATTTGGAATCATTTTAAAGCCGAATTCATTGGCTAAATCTAGAAAGTTTCATTCACTAGGATGAATAGAACTGGAGTTAAAGCTGGAGCACCAGGGGTGGCCATATGACTATATGTGACTATATGTCAAGCAAACAATTTAGATATTTGTTTTAActcatcatccatgacaatATTCAAAGATATTATTTCATGCTGTAAGTATAGGCTGTGCAtgttattcctttatttttcttcctctcttctaAAAACCCTTGAGCAGCTTTCTGTCTACGTATAATTACATGCACAGTTGCACAAAGTCACCTTCACATGTGATCATGCCTCCCTATTAGTGACTATGACGACTTTGGTCTGTCTGTGAAAAGATGGGCAGGTACTTACAGAGATATGCTAGAGGAAAAACATTCTTCAGAATGCCAATCTGTTGCAATCATACCATTCGCCTATCTCAATGATAAATTGCAAAAGTtaagatgaaataaattacaTCTCTCCAGAATACCACTCCTATTTCTTGTACAAGCAaattatattatcaaaattCATCTCATCATGTTTTTAGCCGTCTTAACTATCATTTGGTGCTTCACATGTCACTCAATTATATTTGGTAATTTCGTCAAATACAGACATAATGAAAAATCTACCTTTTGTGGTTTAATTGGGAATCTGTTCAGTGCCAGGCGGTCTCCTCTTTGTGAAATGCGCCTATCGAAGATCTCATTTAGGTTGCATGGTTTCCCCACTTGTTCAGGGTCTCCACAAGCTTCCTCAACCTCACAGTGAGTCTCCATTCTCATTGCCTGATCAAGGTAGGTTTGCGTGTACTGCGGCAGTTGGTGTGATGACAGGTCCTCTTCTAAGAGATCCTCTGCAGAATTCTCCTGGACATACTAGGAATGAAAAATGGAAGGACATACAATGTTGTCTTGAAGAAATTGAAAAGGGTAACTGAAGAGGCCTTCTTCTACCACATGGACATGCCAATAAGGATGTTAGATTTCCAAGCACCTTTTGGTGGAATTCTCCTGGCCCTCCTATTATAATAGTTGGAATGGAAATTGGAAGGACTTACAATGTTGATGAAATCCTTGAAAATGGTACCTGATGAGGCCTTCTCCGACTTCATGTAAATATAAAGCCTAGTGCACACTATGCAATTCTTTGTTatccgaatttcaaagaaattacaataaaattttgtatgaaCATTCCAAACAATAAAACCTTCGAGGATCAGAATTCAGAATTTTGATAGGACTACTCATGGGCAGAAATCTGTCcgaaaaggtaggggggaccaAGGCCTGAAAATTAACCCAAAAAAAatttcacaagcaaaaaaaaaggggtttTCACCCCGAAATGTAAggccaaaatacatgtattattttcattgtgaatgatgagtttttctccatcataaaagaccaaaaatagtagggggacatttgatattgtgtccctccctactatttttggtaggggacacgtccccctggtATTTCTGCCCATGGGACtactgaaatcgaaattcagACACGTTTGAGCCATTgtaggaataaaaataaaatcgattCCAAATCGTAATGATGTCATCGTCACCTGCGACTTGAAGCCAATTGGGACTTTGCTATGAACACAGTGCTTGTCGTgaagcaaaattatgattttattattttggggattatgccgaacttcaaataaaataattttgtttctttgaaatgtcacatttactgtaaaaaatgtgatttattaaaaaattgtttcgcATCAGATCTCATACTGTGTGCTGGGCTTAAGGATGTATAAGGATGTTatattttccaacttttttcTGCGGATTCACCTGGACCTCCTAAGGAGGAATGAAAAATGGAACTACGTACAATGTTGATGACATTCTTGGAAATGAGACCCTggatgactacatgtacataataaagATATTCTTTTACCAGGTACTTTCATTACACTAAAATATGAATACAGCAGATGTATGATTCTTTAGACATGTACATCTCACTTCTTTGGTACATCTGCATAAATGACATTGCTGGATTTGAAACATGTGGTATAGTCGATTGACTAGAGCCTAGATATGTTCTTTCCgataaaggttttttttctagATTTGTTTTCACATGTGGACCTCTGACAAATTCAGATTGGTTAATACCCAAACAGCAACTTTGGgtaattttgctaatttgcataaatcgaTGTCAACTTGACATTTAATTTGCAATCTAATGtgatcttcagatcaaatccaaaatggcagCCAGATGCCACCTTGATAAATTAACTTTCGAACCCGTccccccagaatcatgaatgaTACCTCTTTTCATCagttatttggtatgttgatttcattttctgttaataatttttcaatataGAATCACCTTTGGATCAAATTCAAGATTGATTGTGGGTGAGATTGATAACTACATTTGACTGCAATGATCAATCACAATAAAACCCTAAGATCAATTGCTAAGGTTTAAAGTCACAGGGCCCTTGTGGgtgttttaaaaagttatttgcAAGTTATGAGTGACTTatagaatgactggtgatcctttcttgtagcAAAAGATACATAGCGGATTTCCATTGGCAATGACTttaatttctaagaaaaataGTCACTAGTCATTTGTAATGTCATCTGAACAGGTCTATGAAAGACCCACCTGGTTTAGCAACATTTacaatgaaatgtgaaaattcTCTTACTTTGCCTATGACCAAGGCAGCACTACTGTTCCTCCGGCATTTACTACACTTCCTGCTGATTTCCACGACGTCATCCTTTATTCCACGCCAGTAGAAATGACGAGCAATAATAGAGCATATCCTCTGAGTAGAAGCATGCTTCCCTGTAACAACAATTTTAGAGGAAAAACACGAGACTAGAGAAATAAGTGGCTTGAGAGGTTTTGAGTATTTTATCACATAATTTCCACACAGCAGCATTGGCAATACACACTTCATCATAATCAAATTCTATTGGTTTAAgctgaaatgaaatattaagaaTTATGAAAAGGTGGCACTGGACTATTTGTATATATGACAACTTTCTTCTATAAACGATGTTTAAgagctgaaaattaaaatttgaaatctacattgtGTTGCTGTGTCTTTTTTTCCAAGATGATTTGCACTGAGACTTTGTTTCTTTAGGTCACTTGAAATTAAGATTGAATCGAATTGAATCCTTGTTGTTGCTTTTATtccataaataataaaaaatatcttataaaataaaaacttcaaattatacaaataaagtaaaattacaGCTGGTAGCTGATTTTCAGTTGCAATTAGAATTGTTGATGCTGGTCATTCTTTGGGGCCAGTAATGTCAccaattatagtaataatgtAGCAATGACTATATTTTGAAGGTTAATAGAATGCACACCATTGTTTCCTCCTTTTAGATGAATGTGTTGAATGATTTTTTCCTTGTCTGATTTCCTGTACACATAGAGCCTATTCCCAGTCTTATCATCAAATGAACTTTCATTTTTGATCACCACTGGCTGTTTGGACAACGGAGTATGTGAATCAGTTTCATCAGGCTCTGTTGATCCTTGAGAATCTACAGGATTATTGCTGCCATCAGTTCTCTTCATATGTGTACTCTCTGCACACTGTGGGTTCATGGCAGCTCCTGCATCCTCCTCTGCTTCAATGGTCTGTCCTATATCCCTTGTGATCCTCTGAATATCTCCTTTATAGAACAAGAACCATTTATCCCCTCCATCCCCTTCGTTCTCATGAAGACGGAATGTCATTGCCTTCTTTCGCAATATCCGCTTGAATCCAGTAGTGCAGTGTGGTGGATACTCACGCTGCTTTAGATACAGGTACAAAATGAGTGCCTCCATTTCTGCATCGAGTTCTGCTAGGTGTGACAGGCCTTTGGGAAGCTTGGTTATATCTGGGGGTGATGATTGTTTTACCATCGCTGGAGCAGAAACAAGACCATCCtacattttcaaacaaatgGAATACAGAAAATGTGCATGTAAATATTGTGCAGCCTGCCTTAAAGCCAAGGGGATGTTTTCCCTAAAGAGAAGTTTGTTTTCACTAAATGCAGAAAAAATCTGTGAGAAATCTCAATGAAACTTCCAAGCTTTATGGAAAAATAGCATCAAATATTGCTTTTGTATCTTGTCTTTTATCAACTTTACAACTTCAATTTTTCATAGTATAAAGAAGAGGCACTCCTTCAGAAAGGCTAATTTTCTTACTTTTACGATATAAGCTATTTACAGGAGACGTATTCTTGGATTAGGGGTGGCAATTCAAAATAAGTCTACAAAAGCATATGAAACAACCATGCTAAACATATACTTCAATGGTAGTGGAGAAAAATTACCTCTTTCGGAGCTTTCTTTTTAGCTTTCTTAAAATCTAGTTTGATGATGGGGTGGTTTGACTTCTTCTTGGCTTTAGATGTTGTTGAGTGGTCCAAGGACTTCTTAGCCTCAGAATATGTTGTTTGGAGGTCCAACAATTTCTTTTTAGCTTCAGAGCGGGTTATTGGGTGGTCAAGCGATTTCCTCTTGGCTTCAGAGTGTATTGACGGGCTATCTAACGACATATTCTTAGCTCCAACATGCTTCATTTGGCATTTACTGCAGCTCAGCAAGAACTTCCTGATGCTCTCATGGAGGCCCTTCCAAAAGTACAGAAGGGATATCGATTCCCTCATTTTATCACGGCCAAAGTGCTGACCTGATGGTCCTACATGTACGAGAAAGAACAAAGAAGACTTTTTTATGCAAACTGGGGAAAAATATAGATAATAAAATTCATAGAGTACACTGTATTTCCCAATCATAACAGCTAAAGAAAGCATTCCATTACATAATTCAAAttgtcaaataattttttccctAAATATTACAAGAAAAACAAGTATAGAGCACATTTATTGAACCTCATTACTAGAACACTCGTAAAGCCTGCATAAGCTTGTAGTAGAGTCTAAGGATGTATTACAATTTGAAAGAAGGATTGATTTTTGGTGGCGTAATGCAgaattcaaatttgattatatGGTTCCTCCCGGACCATGCTAATTCTTCAGACGTCACTGCTTATCACCAGGAGCTGGACATAGAGGAACAGAGGATCCTGTGTCCAGAACTGAACCTTATGTAACCTTATGTAACCGTACGTTATGTAAACGAAACCAATGTCACACATGGTGATCCTGCCCCTTGCTGCCTCAAACTACGGAAAAGCCCGGCCAGTTGATATGAGAGGCTATCCACTGCTAATTTCTTCAAATCCAAATTGAAGCATATATCTCACTACTGTACTTTACATAATTTACCTTGTGGACATCGCAGAGTAAATAAAAGGGCTCTGAGCTAGATCCACAAATAAGAAATACATGGTCATGTAGAAGCAGACCAACATGCTTGCTAGGCATACATTACTGatctaaaacaaaacaaatctcAGACGTTTGCATAAAATCTGTCTAAACTAGTTCCCATTCTTCATGTAAGCCTTCTTCATTTTAAAACTGTAAAAAGAAATCCTTTCATCAGTCACATAATAGAAAAACATGCACATGTCCACCATCTGCTGGTTGCAAGAATAGCCATTCCAGATTCTGAAAATCCCCATAGGACTTTGTGCATACAGGGACCAATCAGTTCCAAGAGGAAGACATATCAAGTCTCATGCTTGTGGCATGAGACTCCTGCCTTCGGGACTCTTTCTCATCTCCCAAAAATCTCTTTCTCATGCCTGTATCTTGGCCTATCCCCATACATGTCATGCTGAGTAATAGAAAATATCATGCTTAGCAGTCTTTACACTTGGTCTCAGGAGGCTATGATGTTAAAGGGGACGaaacaatacatgtagctcaCCAATATGTGCAACTTGGAGAATCTTTTGTTGCTCTTCAGTTCTTGCAACAACAAGTCGCATGTAGACACTTTGGGATTCCAACCCTGCCTCGATATCTGTATTTGGAGCCCTGAAGTGATAGAGCTTCTTGGAAGGTTCTCCATTTTctacatcaccatcatcctcccCTAACATATACTGCTTGGCCTTGCGCCGTATTCCACGCTTTTGGTTTACATTACTGTTCGGTGGGTATTTGCCTAGCTTCAAGTAGTTGTAAACCTGATCAACCTCTTCGTGGTATGGAAGCTCATTAGTGGATTTGGAGCTCTCCAATGCTTCATCATCCTTGTCCCtgtcaccttcatcatcatcatcgtaatcatcgTTGTCACCTCCTTGGTTAATATTATTAGCCCCTgcctgtgaaaaaaaaagaatcatcaaattgatacatgtattacaaggtGCAGATCCAGTCACACATAAAGACAGAATGCCATAGAAGGGGCCAAATTGATTTGCACAATAGTCATCCTTGCAAAACTATTGGTCCAAATTCAAAAAGGTGTTTTTCAAAACCAtcagttgaacccatggttaatgcaaaattttttgtattaattacgCATATTTATTAcgtatgttaaaaaaatgtctctttctgaTGCGCCCTTTTGTCACAGTTGTTACCATGGATTAGTATGCTAATTTTTTCAGGTGTCCAGTGTTTTGAAgggtggactcattaattcaaaacagtggactcgcaaataaaatagcgtacttaaccatggcaacaggtgtcattttggtgcactgtgacaaaagtgtGCATCAGAATTGGACATTTATTTAATATACACAATAAATAAGCGTACTTGTATGAAATCTTCATAAATaatgggttcaaccgatggttttcaaaaccacttgggGCCATTGTGTCTTATCCGGCTGGatccgcacccgtgtattacaACAATACTTCAAAAATACAGGTATATTGAACTTCATTTAAGAACTTGTCCATCCTTTCAATTTGATTGAACAAAATCAGAGATAAAAActcatattcattttaattcaaattatttttttttcactaaccCAATTTCTCAGACACATTTAGCATAATATAATCTAATCAAATTGGATCAACATAAACAAGCAGTGCTTGTCTGGTACACAATGTAGTTCTCTCTATAGTAACTAGAGTAACATAAATcataaattatggaaaaaagaaattatgtatTCTATGCTGTCCATATCATTTACTGAatgagcctacatgtacatgtaaatcactgTGATTAGCTTGAGATTTCTCTAAACACAGATATAAACACATGTATAGAAGTAAACAATctgacttattaaaattctccTGCATGTTATCAAGACAACAATTTCCATAGAGCTCAGCACAAATTATGTTCAGCAGATTTGCCAACCCATATCTGCCACTgatcttaaagagaaattccagtagttgcagtatgcactgatttcatgagaaagtctgtaaaacaaggcttaattgtcggtatatcatcgaggatctagatctgtaaacagttacattaactgaactttgtgaatcttgaaatctacgctgaaaaatgttcacaccgaagatccccaacacagataagcgcacgtgggacaatgtatcattattgcttagagcgtcaggcccgacgctctacccgaat
Protein-coding sequences here:
- the LOC121423708 gene encoding uncharacterized protein LOC121423708 — encoded protein: MSMSRKKITSEIDKLEDICFQDEVEILCNFLRWDSFPKRSTENFKQMLEKRARNFFVEDYIPAADDVDASHVLPWRLFYVGSPGGSGDERIEDPLKFELSGGQNEGVKRPQIVIPHPRQQRNILSKVHEGKEGVRLHGREMWEKIFSMYYWRDMRTSVCDFMKSCKDCRLQDLGACSGLGISAGIGLQTSESSHESNIKEHAGANNINQGGDNDDYDDDDEGDRDKDDEALESSKSTNELPYHEEVDQVYNYLKLGKYPPNSNVNQKRGIRRKAKQYMLGEDDGDVENGEPSKKLYHFRAPNTDIEAGLESQSVYMRLVVARTEEQQKILQVAHIGPSGQHFGRDKMRESISLLYFWKGLHESIRKFLLSCSKCQMKHVGAKNMSLDSPSIHSEAKRKSLDHPITRSEAKKKLLDLQTTYSEAKKSLDHSTTSKAKKKSNHPIIKLDFKKAKKKAPKEDGLVSAPAMVKQSSPPDITKLPKGLSHLAELDAEMEALILYLYLKQREYPPHCTTGFKRILRKKAMTFRLHENEGDGGDKWFLFYKGDIQRITRDIGQTIEAEEDAGAAMNPQCAESTHMKRTDGSNNPVDSQGSTEPDETDSHTPLSKQPVVIKNESSFDDKTGNRLYVYRKSDKEKIIQHIHLKGGNNGKHASTQRICSIIARHFYWRGIKDDVVEISRKCSKCRRNSSAALVIGKYVQENSAEDLLEEDLSSHQLPQYTQTYLDQAMRMETHCEVEEACGDPEQVGKPCNLNEIFDRRISQRGDRLALNRFPIKPQKVNVEIKPRTAKKEMLPIPSEFTGLPKGLSHIRGLDTELEGLIIYLYLKWHEYPPGCTETFKRMVRKKAKIFSVYEYKGLEGQNWCLFYKGEGKGKRSLPMYPDQDVEGKEQTEDMQMEGADSIEGFVETREPAGTEETEELGDIVQVPETVGRLVTVESDTLLPKVPVVIGNDMPISHSTQRIYVFRRADKDIILKYMHLKGGMNGKHAPRDRITDMVIPYFYWRGLREDILDVIMNCKQCQMKRKASRGELDDVYCQDYDNKSPEEDLSSHQLPWYMQTYLGNAMEIHGWLETDDLPMKGNIVNSNEPYSKEDLQTVHTLTQDRPTTGYFSTLRHKCDSCPRAFRDSDSLRRHKRANHQKKSFKDCPVCGRKTTELLVHMRTHTKEKPLECDICNQRFSYRSGLSLHKKKHFGVKPFRCSDCPMQFFCRSSLKAHFRSSHEGRGEYQCDICEKVFVTQFRLDKHQRTHSKYRFVCEQCGKVLSSAFTLKYHRLIHTGENRILCEICGKGFKKKCDLKKHIEHHLGIKNHQCHLCQQRFCHKGDLQDHLRVHQGASSYECDICLKKFKNKRSLARCKRKHGLQAAPAAVFQCNTCEDVLGTLEDFKQHTAAHHLLEGAQIVQHEVEIQ